The Polynucleobacter sp. JS-JIR-5-A7 region TCTGCCGGTTGATTGATTAATCTTGCTAGCAACAGAATCTATTTCTGCTAGTGTTTGAGAAAGAGTTTCTTGATCTACTTTTTGTGAGGTCTTAAGTCCATTGAGGGCATATTTTTGACGCTCAAATTCTTTTAGTAGTAGTGATTTGATATCGCCACGTGCACCAATATCTCCCAGGTCAAACAACATGGCGATTGCATTGTGATGAAGTTCGGGGTCATCGGAGCGTACGAAATGATTGAAGCGGGCGAACAAATACTCCAGTCGAAGCATGCTTCGAACTAATTCATTGAAGGGGTATTCGTAGACAATCACAAGCCCATATTCTATGACGAACTGAGCTGTTCTTACTTAATCTGTAGGATTTTTTCGTGCAAATGGTTTACTTCAGCTTTCAACTTCTCAAAGCTAGCTTGATTCTCAATAACGATATCCGCACTAGCAAGACGATCTTTTCTGGCTGCTTGAGCCTGCAAAATTTTTTCCACCTCTGCCCGGGGTAAATTGCTGCGCTGCATCACTCTGGTAATTTGGACTTCTTCAGGGCAGTCCACCACCACCAACTGGTCAATCAGTCCTTGCCAAGAGCCTGATTCAAGCAGGAGAGGAACGACAAAGACTAAGTAGGGCACACCTTCAGCAGCCAATCGCTTGGCTTGCTTGATAGTCTCTAGGCGGATGAGGGGGTGGGTAATCGCCTCTAAGTTCTTTCTCGCCTCAGGCTTAGCAAATACTAGGGCGCGCATCTTGCCCCTATTTAATGCTCCGGCTGCATCGAGATAGTCGGCGCCGAATTGTTCCTTTATAGCTTCTATTGCCACTCCCTTTGGCGAGGTGATCTGATGGGCTATGAGATCCGTATCTACAATCCCTGCTCCTAAGCTGCCCAGTAAATCGCTGACTGCAGTTTTGCCTGAGCCAATGCCTCCGGTTAGACCGATCAGGGGAATGCGCCCCTTGAGTCCGCTTAAATCGGATTGTTCAGAAACCATGTTTGGAGGATCTGTGGCCATAACAACTCAATGATGCCAGCAACAGCCAGGAATGGTCCAAAAGGAAATGCTGAGCGAATAGATTGCTTTTGGTATCGAAGCCAGATGAGCCCCCCAAGCAGGCCGCTGATGGATGCCACTAATAAAATTCCTGGTAAAGCACTGAGGCCAAACCATGCTCCAAGTGCAGCTAGTAGTTTTGCATCGCCCATGCCGACCCCATTTTGCTTTTTAGCCCATCTATAAATGAAGTTGAGCCCCCATAAAAATGCATATCCAAGGAATGCACCTGCAATCGCATTTGGAAAGCTGGTCAATCCTAAATTTGGTAAGTAATTAAAGACTAAGCCAGCGGCAATGATGGGAATAGTCATGGCATCAGGTAGGCGAAAAGTTCGCAGATCAATATAGGCTAGATATACCAAAGCCAAGATCAGCAAGGTGCGAACTAAATCCATCATCGTTAAAGCATGCATTAAACGATTTGCCCTAAATTAAATATTGGTAGATACAGAATAATGACTAGTCCACCAATGATGATGCCAACTAGCATGATGAGCAAGGGCTCTAGAGTCTGGCTAAGACTATTGAGGCCGCCGCTGAGTTGAGAGCCTAAAGTGTTGGCGCGCTTCCTTAGCATCTGTGCAAGAAAGCCACTTGCTGCTGCAATATGAAGCAATTGCAAAGTCTCAGTATCGAAAAAAGAATTTTTTGGATCAGCCTTTTTCAAGGACGCACCTAAGGGCCAGCCTCGGGTCAGGTGTTTAAAAACTTCTGCACTGAGGTCATGACTTAGCCAGTGATTAGAGGATTGCGCGGTGACGCGTAGCGCATCAGGAAGTGGTAAACCTGACTCTAGAAGATGGCCCAGGGTTCGACACCAGTAAGTCAGGGCGGCCAAACGAAGCAATTTACCCAGTAGCGGTATCCGAAAACTCCATTGATCACACATTTTTTGTAAGTAAATAGATTTTATCCAAGCAAGTAAGCAGATGAGAGTGCTAGTAAGAAGGCAGGCACAGATTTCTATAAAGAAATGATTCATGATGGACGATATTTGAATGAGTGCTTTGGTCGGCGGTGGTAATTCTGCTTGAAAGTGACCAAAGACATCTTTAAATACTGGCACCACCCAAATCATCATGACGATGACCAACAGAAGCGAGCTGCTTAAGGTAATGATGGGGTAGCTTAGTGCTTGTTGTACTTTGCGCCTTAATTCAATTTGAGCTTCTAGTTGTTGGCAAATAGTCTTGAGTGCAAGCTCAATATCTCCTGTACGTTCACTCACACGGATCAGATTAATGAACTCCATCGAAAACAGATTGTGTTGTGCCATGAGACTTTGGGAAAAACTGTTACCTTTCTTTAAATGAGCCTGTATATCCTTTAGCCAATGCTGCCATTCCTTAGGCGCTGAAGACTGAATGAGTTCAATGGCATTCAAGAGGGCTAGCCCAGCATTAAACAAGGTCAGTAATTGCTGAGCGAAATCTAATTGCGATTGCTTGTTTAGTGCCATGTACATACCTCAGTATCTAAGGTAGCTTGATCAATGTTGCCCTTTTTGACATGATGTAATCCAGCTTCAGCCATATTGAGGTAGGGCAAGGATGGGTCAAATAATTGCTGACGATCTAGAACCTCATGTACTCCGATGCGACCAAAGTAACCAATGCCCTTACAAACTCTACAAACTTCGGAGACATTGCCAGCAGTGCAGTTTTTACATTCACGGCAGAGTGTTCGAACTAAACGCTGAGAGCTGACACTTTGCAAACAAGATTCAAGCGATTCTTGATCTATCCCGAGACTTTTGAGTCTAGTGAGTGCAGCTCTGGCATCGCGCGTGTGTAAGGTGCTTAAAACAAGATGTCCTGTTTGTGCAGCCTGAATTGCAAGTGCCGCAGTAGCCCCATCCCGAATCTCTCCAATCATGATGACATCAGGATCTTGTCTGAGGAGTGCTTTGATAATGACTGGAAAATCAAGGCCTGGGCGTGGGTGATACGCCACTTGATTAACGCCAGGAAGACGAATTTCGATGGGATCTTCAATCGAACAAAGGTTGCGATGGCTTTGATTGAGTGCGTGTAGGCAGCTATAAAGCGTACGCGTTTTGCCGCTGCCTGTCGGGCCCGTTACTAGTATTAAGCCGTTAGGTCTTGCAATCGCTTTTTGAAAAATATGCAGTTGCTCAGGTAGTAAACCCGTTTGCTCTAGGGAAAGCTCTTCAAGCCGATTGGGAAGGATGCGAATAACCGCTTTTTCACCATGAAGGGTTGGAAGTATTGAGACGCGACAATCAATGATAGGTTTTGAAAAATCTAAGCCAATGCAGAGACGACCATCTTGAGGAATGCGTTTTTCTGCAATATCTAAACGCGCCAATATCTTGATACGCGTAATGAGACGCTCATGCAGTTCGGTAGGGTATTGTGACTGAGCTTGGAGTAAGCCATCCACTCGAATGCGAACTTGCGTTCCTAGAGCACACGCTTCAATGTGAATATCACTCGCCCTAGCGTGAATTGCATTTGCTGCGATTTCATACCAAGTGCGAATAATGAGTGAGTCATCTTGAGAAAGGTTCAATCTTGATCTTGATTGAGGGTAGGGCGATAGAGTTTGACAGTTTTCACTCCTTGATCATCAAACTGTACGATTTCCATGACAATGCCAGCAATTTTGATGCTGACATCATGGTCAGGAATCGCTTCAAGATTTTCTAAAATCAGCCCATTTAAAGTTCGTGGCCCATCGAGCGGTAGATTCAAATTCAAAAGACGATTGAGGTCTCGCAAGGACGCTCCGCCACTAGCTAGATAGGTACCGTCTGAAAGCCAGTGCGGATCGGTCGAGAGGCTGGAGAATGAGGTTGTAAATTCGCCAATAAGCTCCTCCACAATATCCTCAAAGGTAACTAGACCAAGAACCTCGCCATACTCATTCACTACTAGACTTAAGCGTTGCTGGTTGTCTTGGAAAAATTGCATCTGCTGTAATACCGGTGTACCGCTCGGTATGAAGTAAGGCTCATTAACCAAGGATCTAAAGTCCTCATGCTTTAGGTCTGAATCACCCAACAAAGACAAGGCTTTCTTAACCGATAGGATGCCTACAATTCTTTCGGAGTCGCCATAGCAAACAGGTAATTTGTTGTGATAACAAGTTTCTAATTGCTGAACTACTTCATCAATGGGTCTAGCAAGATCCAAAATTTCTATTTTTGACCTTGGTGTCATGACATCATCTACTGTGATGTTCTCTAGGTTAAATAGGTTGAGCAAAATATTGCGATGGTGATTAGAAACAAAGCGATTGGACTCCAAAACCAAGCTACGCAACTCTTCTTTACTCATCGTTCTACTATCTGAGGATGATTGCAGGCCAGAAACCTTCATCAAACCAGAAACAAAACTGTTAATCAGCCAAAGCAAGGGCTTTAATAAGAAAGTCAGCGGCAGAATGAGCCAGCCGACATTGGAGGCAATCTTTTCGGGGAAGGCGGCGCCAATGACCTTGGGAGTAATTTCGCTAAAGATGATGATCAGTAATGCAACTACCAGAGTGGCAATTGATAGAACCAGTCCACTATCACCAAATAGATGGAGAGCAATACCAGTTACCAGAATAGGGAGGATGGTATTGATGAGATTGTTGGATATCAGTAGGACTGATAAAAGGGAATCAATTCGCTTGAGAAGTCTTTCTGCTAGAGCGGCGCCTGTATTACCGCTATTAGCCATGGCGCGTAAGCGATGGCGGTTCGATGACAACATACTAGTTTCGGCCATCGAAAAGAAGCCAGAAAGCGCGAGCAAAAATAGGACTAAGGCAGCCTGGCTATAAAGGGGCCAATCGTCAAAAAAATTGTCCATGGTGTTTGCCTGCAAAAATTAAGGATGATTCAATATAGCAAAGTAGGCTTTCACAAGCCATATTCACAAGCTATGGCTAGGGTAGAAAGGCTTGTAATCTGCCTTACCGAATTATGTGAGAATTATCCCCATGCCCTCCTCTAAAAAATCACCTCTATCAGAAAGTGCGCGTTACTGCGTCATCGACGCCCCTTTTGGAAAATTGGGGATTTTGACTGAATTAGTCGATGGTAGTCTCATGCTATCGAAGATCGACTACCTGCCAGCTAAAGCCGCTTTATCAAAACCTCAGAATGAGCTGGCTAAGGAGGTGGCTCAGCAATGCACGGCCTACTTTAAGGACCCACAGTTCCAATTTGATTTACCTATGAAGCCTATGGGCACAGTTCACCAGCAAAGGGTATGGCAACAGATTCGGGAGATACCAGCTGGAAAGGCAAAAACTTATGGTGAGGTAGCTAGCGTTATCAAGAGTGGTCCCCGTGCGGTGGGCACTGCATGTGGCGCTAACCCTTTTCCTTTGATCACACCCTGTCATCGCGTCGTTTCCGCGCAAGGCATTGGCGGATTTATGAAAGAAAATTCACCAGGTCTTTATCGCCAAATAAAAATATGGCTTTTAAAGCACGAGGGAGTGCTTTAAGTTTTAAAGGGCTTTTCTAAGTGGGCTTGATGCATTATGAAAAAAGAGCTTCATGAGGGCATCGCTACCAACAGCTACTTTGGTAAAAGCATAAAAAGCCATTACTGTTTTTCTAGAAAGCTTTACTTCATCTTTGTGATCAAATTGTTTACGAGCAGCTATTTTGGAG contains the following coding sequences:
- the coaE gene encoding dephospho-CoA kinase (Dephospho-CoA kinase (CoaE) performs the final step in coenzyme A biosynthesis.), translated to MVSEQSDLSGLKGRIPLIGLTGGIGSGKTAVSDLLGSLGAGIVDTDLIAHQITSPKGVAIEAIKEQFGADYLDAAGALNRGKMRALVFAKPEARKNLEAITHPLIRLETIKQAKRLAAEGVPYLVFVVPLLLESGSWQGLIDQLVVVDCPEEVQITRVMQRSNLPRAEVEKILQAQAARKDRLASADIVIENQASFEKLKAEVNHLHEKILQIK
- a CDS encoding A24 family peptidase, translating into MHALTMMDLVRTLLILALVYLAYIDLRTFRLPDAMTIPIIAAGLVFNYLPNLGLTSFPNAIAGAFLGYAFLWGLNFIYRWAKKQNGVGMGDAKLLAALGAWFGLSALPGILLVASISGLLGGLIWLRYQKQSIRSAFPFGPFLAVAGIIELLWPQILQTWFLNNPI
- a CDS encoding type II secretion system F family protein — protein: MALNKQSQLDFAQQLLTLFNAGLALLNAIELIQSSAPKEWQHWLKDIQAHLKKGNSFSQSLMAQHNLFSMEFINLIRVSERTGDIELALKTICQQLEAQIELRRKVQQALSYPIITLSSSLLLVIVMMIWVVPVFKDVFGHFQAELPPPTKALIQISSIMNHFFIEICACLLTSTLICLLAWIKSIYLQKMCDQWSFRIPLLGKLLRLAALTYWCRTLGHLLESGLPLPDALRVTAQSSNHWLSHDLSAEVFKHLTRGWPLGASLKKADPKNSFFDTETLQLLHIAAASGFLAQMLRKRANTLGSQLSGGLNSLSQTLEPLLIMLVGIIIGGLVIILYLPIFNLGQIV
- a CDS encoding GspE/PulE family protein; translated protein: MNLSQDDSLIIRTWYEIAANAIHARASDIHIEACALGTQVRIRVDGLLQAQSQYPTELHERLITRIKILARLDIAEKRIPQDGRLCIGLDFSKPIIDCRVSILPTLHGEKAVIRILPNRLEELSLEQTGLLPEQLHIFQKAIARPNGLILVTGPTGSGKTRTLYSCLHALNQSHRNLCSIEDPIEIRLPGVNQVAYHPRPGLDFPVIIKALLRQDPDVIMIGEIRDGATAALAIQAAQTGHLVLSTLHTRDARAALTRLKSLGIDQESLESCLQSVSSQRLVRTLCRECKNCTAGNVSEVCRVCKGIGYFGRIGVHEVLDRQQLFDPSLPYLNMAEAGLHHVKKGNIDQATLDTEVCTWH
- a CDS encoding HlyC/CorC family transporter: MDNFFDDWPLYSQAALVLFLLALSGFFSMAETSMLSSNRHRLRAMANSGNTGAALAERLLKRIDSLLSVLLISNNLINTILPILVTGIALHLFGDSGLVLSIATLVVALLIIIFSEITPKVIGAAFPEKIASNVGWLILPLTFLLKPLLWLINSFVSGLMKVSGLQSSSDSRTMSKEELRSLVLESNRFVSNHHRNILLNLFNLENITVDDVMTPRSKIEILDLARPIDEVVQQLETCYHNKLPVCYGDSERIVGILSVKKALSLLGDSDLKHEDFRSLVNEPYFIPSGTPVLQQMQFFQDNQQRLSLVVNEYGEVLGLVTFEDIVEELIGEFTTSFSSLSTDPHWLSDGTYLASGGASLRDLNRLLNLNLPLDGPRTLNGLILENLEAIPDHDVSIKIAGIVMEIVQFDDQGVKTVKLYRPTLNQDQD
- a CDS encoding methylated-DNA--[protein]-cysteine S-methyltransferase codes for the protein MPSSKKSPLSESARYCVIDAPFGKLGILTELVDGSLMLSKIDYLPAKAALSKPQNELAKEVAQQCTAYFKDPQFQFDLPMKPMGTVHQQRVWQQIREIPAGKAKTYGEVASVIKSGPRAVGTACGANPFPLITPCHRVVSAQGIGGFMKENSPGLYRQIKIWLLKHEGVL